AGTTAATTCACTTTTTAATTCGAGTTCTTCAACTCTTCTTAACCACTGACGATAGTGAACGTTTATTCATTTTAAATAATTTCTTATATCCATTATTATATATTTATTTTACTACAAAAGGTGGATTAATCAATTTTTCTTTGTTGTATCTCAATTCTAAACCACCTAAAGTATATACATTCTTTCCAGCAAATTTTACAATAGCATGAGCTGCAGCGGTGTCCCACTCTTTTATTGAAGTCATTCTTGGATAAATATCAGCTGTACCTTCTGCAACCATACAAAACTTTAACGAACTACTACTATTCTTATACGTAAAATCTTTACCTATTGTTATATTATTTATATAAAGTTGTGTATTTTTGTCCAAGTTTAATTTTGAAGCAACTACAGTGTATTTTTCAGTTTTGGTATAAGGTAATTTTTGTGATTTCTCAATAAGATTTTCTTCATAATCACCTATCCACTTATAAGAACCAATATCTTTGTGTGCAAAATATAATTCTTTTGTTACAGGTACATATACTACACCTAAGATAACTTCATAATCTTCTATAAGCGCAATGTTTACTGTAAATTCTATTCCACCTTTTATAAATTCGCTTGTACCATCTAATGGATCTACTAACCAAATTCTTCTAGAATTTCTTCTAATTATATTGTTTTCTTTCAAAACATTAGGAATACTTTCTTCAGCCACAATAGGTATTCTTGTTTGTTCAAGTTGTTCAATAATAATCGAATTAGCAATAAGGTCAGCATTAGTTACATAGGATTTATCTTTTTTGAGTTTGACTCCTTGTGTAATATTGTTTCTAACTTTAATGATTTCTTCACCTGCCAAGTAGGATGATTTGATTGCAATATTTAATAGGTTGTTTAACATTTGTATATTTTATTCCACCTTATATAAGAAAAAACCAGAAATGTTTATTTCTGGTTTTCTTTTATTATTTCTAAAATCCTTTTTGCTCTATGAGTATATGTGTGATTATTCTTTACATGATTGTAACCACTTTCAGCAATTTTTTCTCTAATTTGTGGATTACCAAGATAATAATTTATTTTTTGTAATAAATCTTGTTTGTTTGTATATGTTACAAGATGTTCACCTATATTAAAAAGTTTGTCAAGATTTTCTGTATAATTGGTGAGTAAAAAAGTTTTACAACCAAGTGTTTCAAATGTTCTGTAATTAATATCATCTGCCATATTTCTATTAAAATGAATTTTAAAAGAATTTATAGCATTAACCATATCATCTCCTATGACAAAAATATATTTCTTAATATTAGGTATTAAATTGATCCAATCAGCACGATTAACCCAGTTTCCACAAAAACCTATATCAATTGTTTTTTCTATATTTGGTTTCGGATAGATTAAATCATCTGGGTAAGCATTTGGTAGATAGTAACATTTTTGATTTGGAAAATATCTACTATGTGATTCAATAGCATTTAATACAATATCAATTTTGTTATGGTCACAAGTTTGTCTGTGTTGTTGTGGTATCACATGACTATCAATACTCCAAAATAATTTCAAACCTTTAAAATTTGAAATGTTAGGTAACCAACCATTATTATAATTTTCAATTAGAAGAATAACATCACAATCTTTTGAAACTTCTTCAAATTTAAGGTTATAATTAGGATAATTTAAACCCCAAACCACAGAGTTTACACCTATTTTATCAAATGATTTTTTAAAACTTAAAGATTCTCTAAATTGCCAGTTTTTTTCGTGTCTACCCTTTTCTTGTATTATTAGTATTTTCATTTAATTTGAATTATTTTTCACCAACTATCATAAAAGAATGATTTAAATCCCTTTCACTATAAAAAATATTTTTATATCCTTTATGAGTCATTTTGAACTAATATACTCATTAACAAAACATAAATCTATATACATAATATATCTATTTCTTTTTTATATTTATTATAAGGTCTTAATAAATGCGAATCGATATAATAACTTTCTTTTAATTTATTTATATCATAGGTCCAATTACTTCTATCAATTCTATTTTTGAAATCTCTATCTCTTAATATTTCACATTTTCCAATTCTATTAAATTTATTAATTGTGTTATATATATATTTTTCATCTGTGTTCCAATCCATATTCGAGTATGATCTCATTTTCATAATAAAACTAACATAATCTTTTTCTATTTCTAACAAGTTTACAAAAGTTTGACCTTTGCCTAAAATATAACATATTGGATAAAATGGTACATTACTATATGGTTGGCCAGAATAAAACAACAATTTATTATCAGGTAAATTCTTCGCTTTATCTCTAAAATAATTACCATTTAATGGCAACATATCAATATCTGACATTAATAAATTTTTATCTCTTAATAATGAAGTAGCAAATAATCTAACATTCTGTGACTGAAACCCACTATCGATTCCATCTATAACCTTTATATTTTTTATTAAACCATATTTGGTTTCATTTATATCTGTTTCATTATTAGTTATATTTAAATAAAATACTTTATATCCGAGTTTATTCCATTGAGCTGAAACAATTGGATAAAAATCTTTATATAAAGGATTATCATCCGATGATATTACA
This Ignavibacteria bacterium DNA region includes the following protein-coding sequences:
- a CDS encoding 3'(2'),5'-bisphosphate nucleotidase CysQ; this translates as MLNNLLNIAIKSSYLAGEEIIKVRNNITQGVKLKKDKSYVTNADLIANSIIIEQLEQTRIPIVAEESIPNVLKENNIIRRNSRRIWLVDPLDGTSEFIKGGIEFTVNIALIEDYEVILGVVYVPVTKELYFAHKDIGSYKWIGDYEENLIEKSQKLPYTKTEKYTVVASKLNLDKNTQLYINNITIGKDFTYKNSSSSLKFCMVAEGTADIYPRMTSIKEWDTAAAHAIVKFAGKNVYTLGGLELRYNKEKLINPPFVVK
- a CDS encoding glycosyltransferase family 1 protein; translation: MKILIIQEKGRHEKNWQFRESLSFKKSFDKIGVNSVVWGLNYPNYNLKFEEVSKDCDVILLIENYNNGWLPNISNFKGLKLFWSIDSHVIPQQHRQTCDHNKIDIVLNAIESHSRYFPNQKCYYLPNAYPDDLIYPKPNIEKTIDIGFCGNWVNRADWINLIPNIKKYIFVIGDDMVNAINSFKIHFNRNMADDINYRTFETLGCKTFLLTNYTENLDKLFNIGEHLVTYTNKQDLLQKINYYLGNPQIREKIAESGYNHVKNNHTYTHRAKRILEIIKENQK